The Coffea arabica cultivar ET-39 chromosome 10e, Coffea Arabica ET-39 HiFi, whole genome shotgun sequence region GTGCTTAGCAATTGTTGGTTACTAATATTTTGTTTGTAGATATGGCCTGTTGGATCACTTGAAGAGAAAGTGCAGAGGCTGGTCAAGACATGGGAGATGGAAATTGTCCACAAAGTCAATCCTGATGAGTATAAAACACTTGATGCAAAGAAGTTTACTCTAGGCATCAACGGTAGGAACAATCGACATCCATCTTCTCTAATTTGTGTTGTAGTAGTATTGACATGGACAAATTTTTCAGGGAGGAAAGCTTTGACATTGGAAGAAGCTCAAAAGCTTGGAGGAAGTTACAATGTGTTCCTGCAGACAGGCTTGCCAGAGAACTTTCGCGTTTACAATCCTGCGAATGAAACTGCTGAATCATCTCAGAAGGTTTTCACCACTACATTCGCTCGTGGATTCGCTGTAGAGATCCTTCAAGTGTATTCTGGACCGCCAGTGATCGTGTATAAGTTCAGACACTGGGGTTTCATGGAGGGTCCTTTTAAAGGACATGCTCCAACAGGAGAAATGGTTGAATTTTTTGGCTTGGCTATTTTTGAGGTACTACTTCTCAAACAAATCAGATCCCTTCTTGATTTTGCTTTCCAATCAATGTGTTCCTGGTTTTTGTGTTGTCTGAAATCATGGTGTTGTAACAGTTGGATGAGCACTCTAAGGCTGTGAAAGCGGAGTTCTTTTATGATCCTGGACAACTACTTGGAGGTCTTGTGAAGGGCAAAATGTCTGATGAACACAAGGCTGAGACAAGTTCAAGCTGTCCTTTCTTCACTACAGCTTAGCTGTGAACTAGGAAAATTGATGAATTGGACCCATGCTGATTACTTTGTTTTCGTTTGTATAATT contains the following coding sequences:
- the LOC113712876 gene encoding pathogen-related protein-like, which translates into the protein MAASEGDKYRSYLTEEDVKNTTWRFGPPNYDAVNKLFEEGRTKIWPVGSLEEKVQRLVKTWEMEIVHKVNPDEYKTLDAKKFTLGINGRKALTLEEAQKLGGSYNVFLQTGLPENFRVYNPANETAESSQKVFTTTFARGFAVEILQVYSGPPVIVYKFRHWGFMEGPFKGHAPTGEMVEFFGLAIFELDEHSKAVKAEFFYDPGQLLGGLVKGKMSDEHKAETSSSCPFFTTA